A stretch of DNA from Thermanaerosceptrum fracticalcis:
TCCGTATTGAATACATGAATCTCGCCATGAAAAAAATCCTTGGGTTAAAAGAAGACGAAGAACCTGTAACAGTGAGGAGGGATATACGGGAAATCCCCTCTGTTAAGGAGCTTGGGCTGGATGCCCTGTTTGACCGCAAAGGAGAATGTAAAACGCTCTCCATAGAAACACCTTTCTGGTCGCTTTATGGGAGGGAGTGCTATATATCTGTTGCAGCCAATCCTTTAGTTGAAAAAGGCAGGTTTTTAGGGGGAATTATTGCAGTTACAGATATCACGGAACGCATAAAAGATGAACAGCGGATATTGTACCTTGAAGGTATTCGACGTTGCATACTGGAGGTTTTACAGACTATAGTTGTTGAAAAGGATCGAAATAAGTTGTTGGAAAAAGTTTGCGAGACTTTAACCAAAAGCAGGGGGTATATTTTTGCCTGGTTCGGAACTATTGAAGAAGATAATCGCAGGGTAATGCCGGCAGCATGGTCCGGGGAGGAGAACGGTTACCTCAAGGCTGTAACAATAACATGGGATGAGACACAAACAGGCCAGGGTCCCACTGGCAGGGCCATAAAAACCCGAAAACCAGCGGTGGTGAGAAATATTGCTGAAGACCCTTCGTACGAACCATGGCGCAGTGAGGCAAAAAAGCGGGGCTATGCTTCCGCAGCGGCGGTACCCATAATTTACGAAAACAGGTCTTTCGGGGTTTTGAATATCTATTCTGGCCATCCGGACGCATTTCACGAAGAAGAAATTGAGCTCTTGAAAATGCTGGCCACGAGTTTGGCCTACGGGCTGTATAGCCTGGATACGGAAGAGAAGCGCCGTGAAATAGCCAGGGCGTTGAAAAGGTCGGAAAAACATTACCGGACTTTAGTACAAACTCTTGGTGAAGGTGTGATACTGACGGACTTTGACTTAAATATAAAATACGCAAATCCTGCTTTTTGTTCTCTTATCGATTGTAAAGAAGAAAACCTGGTTGGCAAAAACCTGCTGAAATTTATAATTGTTTCAGACCAGCCTAAAGTTAAAAGCCAGGTCAGGGGAGAGGAAAGAGAGAAGGCATCGTGCTGTGAACTGCAAGTTAAAACCTCAAGTGGAGAACTTAAATCCGTTAGAGCTACCTGCACCCTGATGACGGATGGCGAACAAGAAGAGTCGAAAATACTGTATATATTTGTTGATATAACCGAACTTAAACAGTTGGAAGAAAAACTCAGGAAACGTGCAATAATAGATGGGCTTACGGGCCTGTACAACCGCACTTACTTTAATGAGAGAATAAAGGAGGAAGTTGAGCGGGCCAGGCGTTATAATCATCCCCTCTCTTTTGTGATGGTGGACGTAGATAAATTTAAAGAAATCAATGATTGCTATTCTCATATAGAGGGAGACGAAGTGCTTAAGGAAGTGGCCCGGCAATTGCTGGCATCAATCCGCAAGAGCGATATAGCCTTCCGTTATGGTGGCGACGAGTTCCTGCTTGTCCTGCCAGAAACTGATGAAAAAGGAGTTCAAATGGTGGTGCAAAGGATTTACCAGGAGATTGAAGCTGTTAACGGCGTAAGGGAGAAGGCGCAAAGACCCGGTATATCGCTGAGTATCGGTTGGGCCACGTGGGAAGCGCAGGGGAATAGTAAATGGCAAGATACCCTTAAGGAGAGCGACATGAAGATGTACCAAGATAAGATGAGAAAGTGTAGTGCGCCCCGAAGTCCTGTGGAGTAAGGCAGCCTAAGGCTGAATGAACCCGAGCTGTGGTGCAAAACTGGAGGTAGCCCGCTATCGCCTGTTTTGCCTCTTCCACAGTGTCATAGATATGCAGTTAAAGATAATGTTATGAGTGACAGGTAAGCGGCCGCTCAACAAAAACGAACCGCAGCCGGAGAAAAAAAGCGCCCAAGTGGCCCGTATCAACATAGTATAGGATAGATTTTTCATTAAAAAAAGGAGATTGAGCAGAAAAAAGAGAATTACATTAAATTATTTTCAGATTCGCATACCCCTGTGGGAGGATAAGTGATGAAGATTCTTGTCGCGGAGGACAGTAAATATTATCGAAAGATTCTGGTTGATACCCTGCGTGCCTGGAAGTATGATGTTGTTATAGCTTCTGACGGTATTGAAGCATTGGAAATCATTAAGCAGGAAGACGGGCCCAGGCTGGCCATTATCAACTGGATTATGCCGGGGCTGGATGGTTTGGAATTATGCAGAAAAGTCAGGGCTTGGGAGAAAGAGGGCTATGTCTATTTAATTCTTCTTACGGCCAATGCCGGCAAAGAGAATATTGTTAAGGGTCTGGAAGCAGGAGCCGATGATTATATCATCAAGCCTTTTGACGAAGAGGTTTTAAAATGCCGCCTGAAGATAGGGGAAAGGATAATAAACCTTGAGAACGAGATCAGGCGGTTGGCAAATTTGGACCATCTCACAGGAGTCCTTAACCGGCGTGCTTTTATGGAGAGGCTGGACAGTGAGATAGCAAGGTGCCAGAGGACCAAAATACCACTGGCTTTAATTATGAGTGACATAGATAATTTTAAGAGCATCAATGACAATTACGGACACCAGACAGGAGACGAGGTTCTTCGTATGGTGGCTGGTAAGACAAAAAATTTGGTAAGAAAATATGATTTTATAGGCCGCTATGGCGGGGAGGAGTTTATCATCTGCACTCCGGGAGCATCTTTATTGACAGCTAAGGAGATAGCAGAAAGGCTGCGGCGGGAAATTGAGGAATCGGTTATCCCTGTTGAGAAGGGTGCATGTTATATAAAGGTTACGGCCAGTTTCGGGATTAGTTTTCTGGAGGAAGATTCTTCCACTGATATTGATTCGCTGATTAAAAGGGCCGATGATGCCCTGTACTTGGCTAAAAAGCAGGGTAAGAACCAAATCGTTATCAAGTGATGGGGGATAACATATTAGGTTTATCCTCTTGTTCTATTTTAGCTTTCTTACACCGGGATTACCCGATTAATGACAATGGCAAATTGACAACTTGCTAAAATAAGAATAGAGAGACGGTGTTGAGGACAGGTTGTGGCAGGAGAACCAGCACTTCAGGGCACTTGTTGACTCTACCGATGATATTAAGTAGCGCGTTCTAACGTTGCTTCAATTTCAAGCCTTCTAGCATGAGTATCCAATGTGGTAAGATGGTATTGGTGATTCACCATAAGGTGCTCTTTTCTGTTAAATTTGGTTGTGTCTTCAACTGCCATTTTTCCAGATTTGGCGCACCTTTTCAATTTATTTTGATGAATTATAAGCTATATGGGTTCGAAATTCAGGTTTATATGCCAACGATTTAATATTTGCAGTGGTGGTAGACATAGATATGCTTGAACAGTTAAAAAATGAAAGGACAGAAATGGAGAATGAGCTTAAGAAATTGATTATAAAAGATAGCCTAACGGGTTTATACAACAAAGCATTTTTTATAGAACAACTGGACAGGTTCATTCAAAAGTCTGACAGGGAAAAGGACCGGTTTGGTTTATTGTTCATTGATTTTAACAAGTTCAAGGAAATCAACGATACATTAGGCCATCATACGGGGGATAGGGTTATTTTTGAAGCGGCCAGGAGACTGGAGAGTGCTGTCTCTGAAAACTGCCTTCTTGCCAGGTACGGCGGAGATGAATTTGTGATGCTGGTTTGTGACGTACATTCAAGAGCTGAGCTGTATAATATAGCGAAAGAAATACTGCAAAGCTTTGACAGTGCATGTTATATTGATGGACATGAATTTTATTTATCGGCCAGCATCGGCATTGCCCTTTATCCCTTTGACGGAAGAGATTCGGATAACTTGATCAAAAATGCAGACATTGCCATGTATAAGGCGAAGGAAGATAAAGATGAGGAATATAACATAAGGTTTTTTACATCGGAGATGGAAAAAGAAGTCCAGGAACGGTTTATGATTGAAACCCAGTTAAGAAAGGCCCTGGAAAATCAGGAGCTTAGCCTTTGTTTTCAGCCCATTGTCGAAATAAGTAAGAATAAATTAGAAGGGGCAGAAGCCCTGTTAAGGTGGAAGAATGTAAAACTGGGCTTTGTGCCGCCGGAAAAATTCATTTCCATAGCAGAAGAAACCGGGCTGATCCACAGCATCGGAAAATATGTCCTGGAAAATGTGTGTAATTTTATAAAAAGCATGGAGAGGAAAGGACTGCCCCTGATTCCCGTTGCTGTCAATATATCAGCAAAACAGTTGGAAAACAGGAATTTTGCAGAAACAGTTAAAAGCATCATCGAGTATTATCAGATCGATACAAGATACTTAGAATTTGAAATTACCGAGAGCGTTTCAGCGGGAAACATGAAAAGGATAAAGGAAAACATTGAAAAAATAAAGGATTTGGGCATCAAATTATCCATGGATGATTTCGGAACGGGTTATTCCTCCTTTGCCATGCTTTTAAACCTTCAAATCGATAAATTAAAGATCGATAAAATGTTTATTGATAACATAGGGAAGATGAGGGAAGAAAAAATTATCAGAACCATTCTGTCCATGGCCAAAGAATTAGGGTTAAAAGTTGTGGCGGAAGGAATTGAAACAGAGAAACAGTTAAAATTCTTAAAAGATGTGAGTTGTGATTACGGGCAGGGCTACCTGTTTAACAGGCCTATGGATATAAATATGTTTGAAGAGTATTTAAAAATAAGATGCTACAGCAAGGGAAAATCACCGGATAATTTTTCAGGCTCTGTTTGTTGAAGTTTGTTGGGCCTTAATTTTTGGGCGGTTATTAACATGCATATAGTGTTATATTGACATTGGTTAAAGGTTTTTGACGAATTCTATAAACACCTGAGATGCTTTGGATAAATATTTATCTTTCTTCCAGGCAAGCCCAATTTCGATGAAAAGAGGTTCAGATAATGGAAGGCTTATAACGTCAGCACTTTTACGAGCGATTACATCAAGTAAGAAGGAAATACCAACTCCTTTTGCCACTAAACCTCGTATTGTTTCTATCTGGCTGGAAGAGAGGATGATGTTAGGTGTAAACTTATTTTTTGAACATTCTTCCATGATAATCTGACGGTGATACGTATCCTCCTTCAGTAAGATAAATGATTCACCGCGTAGTTGGAAAAAGGGTACAGAGGAACAATGGACTAAGGGGTGATTGGGGGGCAGGCATAAAAGAATCTCCCCTTTGGTTATCGGTAATGTTTCTAATAACGGCGAAGGGTGCGAAATAATGACAATGCCAAGGTCAAGCTCTCCTTTTTCAAGGAGTTTCCTAATAGCTATAGAGCCCTCTTCGATTATACATAATTCTAAATGGGGATATAGTGTCTTAAAGTTGGCGAATATTTCCGGAAAAAGGAATGAGCCAATCATAGGCGGTATCCCTATTTTTATTGAGCCTTTTTGAAGGTCTCTATAGTCATTCATTTCTAGCATAGCATCTTGGATGCTGCGCAGGATATTTTCAACGCGTTGCAAAAAGACTTGGCCTTCTGCCGTTAGAGTAATCTGTTTTTGGCTACGGTCAAAGAGCGTGACACCCAACTCATCCTCTAGCTTCTGGATAGCTATTGTGATAGAGGGCTGGGTAACATGTAAACGTTCCGCGGCCCTTGTGATATTGTTTAAACGGCTGACCATCTGAAAGTATTCAAGCTGGCGTAGTTCCATAGAAAACCTCCGAAGAATAGTTTTAAACTATTATAACACAGAAAATCTATATTTTTATTTTATGCAATCAGGGATTATACTCGTATTTTTGACACATCCTGTTGCTAAAAGGAGGAAAAACTAATTTTTTGTAGAATATTGTAGAATAATTGAAGCAGGTAACTCGGACATCAAACTAACAATTTTATTTGTAACAGCGAAGTGGTAAGAAACGATTTGACAGACATCTAATGCAGTTTCTTTTCAAGCATAAACCGATAAAGGTAAACCTATCGAAAGGTAGGGGCACAAAGCCAAGGACCTAAGGCTTTATATAGAGCTATGGTAGCCGGTTGCCGAAGGAGATGTTATTTTTTTCTATGGATTCTTACCTAATCAGAATTTCCCATAAAAAGATCTACAAAGGGTTGAACTTTTCACTAGCTGAAAAAAATGCATGCACCAGTAGTGTTAAATCAGCCCTTTAACTTTTAATTATTAAAATTTATTGTGCTAAAGGCAAACCATCCGAAAGGTTGGGACGCAAAGCCATGGGTCTGTAGCCCTTGAGGTATGACTGCCAGGTTGCCGCAATCAAGGTTCACTATTTATTTTAAAATAATGTTCTCTATTACGGCAGCTACTTGGCTGCCGTTTTTGCTTAATAAGTAAATCTACCCGCAAATACTCATGGAAGGGGGCGACAATAAAGGAATACGAGGGGCTGAGGGGGCAAAAGCGCTGGAAGAAGTTTATCAGGGTGCCGGTTCCCAGTTCGACCCGAAGATGGTAGCGGCTTTGGCGGAAGAGCCCTTTTGGCAAATCGCTACATACCGCGACCCGGCCAGGCTGGAAAGGCAGATAGAAGAGGAAAAGCAATGGCTTGTACAATTGGCGGATTTGTTACATCCGCTGGTATACGCCCAGAGCCAATGGCTGTACCGTTTGCTGGTAATATTGTGGCAATTGAAAGAAAATGCAGCCGGCAGGGCTGACAGGTAGAAAGGTGGTGAAAAAATGCGACGGTGTCTTGAATGTGCAAAGAAAGAACCAGACTGTCCTTGTTTAGAGTGCAAGTATTTTATTCAGCAGGGCCCCCTTCGTCGGGTGCCTTCGCCACCTATCAGAATATTACTGGAAGATGAGCAGGGCAAGAAGTATCCGGCAGACATTCTGGCGTTAAATACCACGGAATTTGGGCTGCAAACGGAAGCTCCCGTTCCGGGTCGGTACGTAATTAAGCTACAGGAAAGTCTGTGGGTCGAGGTTGCCGGAGTACCATTCAAGGGGAAAAATAACGTCCATGTGTTTGACATCCTCTGTGTACATCGGAGGCAGGAGACTGCCAGCCGCCTTAACAACGAGGAGTACCAATTGCTGATCGGAAGCAATGGGGAATTAGTGGCAGAGATTTCTCGACATTTACCGGAGCACCTTCAGGACTTGGTCAGGGAGAAATTATTGGCTGAATTGGAGAAATCCGAATTAATTAGCGCTCTCAGGGTAGGGAAGGTGCTGAAATATGAAGGTGGGCGCTTCCGCTACCTTTCAGGTCAGGCCGACCTGGACCTGCCTATGGAAGAAGCGGAGAAGCTGATGCGTCAGGCCACCCGACATGCTGAACACCGGCGCGAGGTAATTATTAGCGCTAACGGCCAAAAGGTATTCGACCTTCATGGGGTACCGTTCGACCACAGGAGCGGTGGACTGTTAGCCTTCGATATCACAGAGGTGATTGAAAAGGAAAGAAAGATTCACCGTCAGGAGATGGAGGCTTACCGGGAGGCTATATCGGCGGTAACGGGAGGCCGGCTACACCTGGTGAACGGTGAAGAGGCGAAAAGGTTGCTATCAGAAGGAGTGGAAATAGCAAAAGGTGAGGCCAGGCAAGCCCATGACATTCCAGAAGCCCGCCGGGCCCTGCGGGGATCTCTGCCTGGTATAGATAGTCGGAGGCAGCACGCGATTGTCTTGTGCTTTTCAGAGGCACTAACCAACGCTCTCAAACATGCAGGGGGCGGTTGCTGGCAAGTTAGACGGGTTGGGGATGCTGTTAGGATTATCGTGCAGGATCGGGGCCCGGGAATCAAAACCAGTGAATTGGCCCGGGCCACGCTGATGCAGCATTATTCTACCAAGAATTCCATGGGGTGTGGATTTACCTTGATGCTTTACTACGCGGACTACCTTTATCTTAATACAGGACCGTCAGGTACCACTTTGGCCCTTGATTTTGGCAATGTGCTCACAGATAAGTTAAACATTGAAAAAACTGACTGAAAGAAGGTGATGTTATTGCTGAAAGTAGCGGTAGATGCTGTTCCGGGGGTACGCCGGGTAATGCTAAACGGCGAATTAGATATGGAAACAGTATCGCTTTTGCACGAGGTTGTTAGGGAAGGGGATGAACACACACTGGAACTTGACCTCTCGGGGTTGTCTTTTGTTGATTCAACTGGTCTGAAAGGTTTGCTGGACATCAACAACAACTGGCAGCAAAAAGGTGGCCAGTTGTTAATTTTACATCCGCAACCCGATGTAGCGGAAGTGATGCGGCTGGTAGGTCTGGACAGGCTCCTGGCACAAAACGGCGCTCTGGCTGGAGAAGAGAGGTAGGAATGGGATGAGAGAAGTGGTTGAAGAAAATGGGAAAATCCTAAGGGGCTACGGATTGGAAGGTAGTGGCTGCAGCCTGCCAGCCGGACAAGAGGGTGGAGATTTTTTTGAATTTATCTCCTGCAACGAAGGCAGCGTGTTTATCGTGATCGGGGATGTAATGGGTAAAGGATTCCAGGCGGCGCGGCAGATGGAAGCAATCCGCCAATTGGTCAGGGAGTGTATTAGGATCAACCCCCATCCCCTGGAAGTAGTGCGCCGGTTAAACAAGCTGGGAGGATATGAACTACGAAAATGTGGCTCTTTTGCCACCCTTTGCCTGTTGTGTTATGACGGAATAACTGGCCGCCTTACCTGCGTCAATGCAGGACACCACCCCCCCCTCCTTCTATCTAATGGTCAAGTGAGGGTAGTACAGTGCTGGGGAGTCGCTATAGGCCTTTTGGAGGATTATCTTGGGTCAGGGGCAGAGGAATTTTTTCTTGCCGACGGAGATGCGGTAGTGCTGTACACCGATGGACTAGTTGAAGCCTGCGGCCCTGGCGAACAGAGGTACGGACAAGAACGATTGAAGAGAGTAGTACGTTTGCAGAATGGCGCTGATGCTGAGTGCATGAAAGAAAACATTTTGGCTGATTTGGATACATTTACTCGCGGGATTTCTCAAAAGGATGACGTGACCCTGGTTGTTATGAAAGTAACGCGAAAGGCGGGTGATATGGGTGGAGATTAGAGTCCGGCAAGAGAAGGGGATGGCATCCCTGGAAGTTGAAGGTGAACTGGATTTTAGCAATGTGGAACTGTTGCAACGGGAAATTCAGCGCCTCCCGGAGGAAGTGGTGGAGGTAGATCTGCAAGGACTTCAGTTTATAGACTCTTCAGGGGTGGGTATGCTTCTGAGCCAGGCCAGAATTTTCTACAAGCAGGGCCGCACCCTGAGAATTGTTCGCATACCCAGTCATATTCAAGAAGACCTGGAAGTGATAGGTTTTTTCCGAGTGCTTGAAGTACTAGAGACAAAGCCCAACGCTTAACAGGAGGTGAGGTTCTAATGAAGGAAGAGGCTAATCAGGGCTCCCTAGCCATAACAGCGAGTGGAACCGATAATGCTTGTC
This window harbors:
- a CDS encoding sensor domain-containing diguanylate cyclase, with product MGVSPKKLFEVPVNDLLGFIFALVSTAAIWLFLFKLHTFQKLDIQDILIEGVTLLILICGFAYIARLHIRYLKRGWLLIALAQLVNFLDEFTSEPEFFNTTLEGIVLVTGLALVVKGFSVAYRSLQEENGLLKNLRQELMLTFDASPVGLIKIDDKFRIEYMNLAMKKILGLKEDEEPVTVRRDIREIPSVKELGLDALFDRKGECKTLSIETPFWSLYGRECYISVAANPLVEKGRFLGGIIAVTDITERIKDEQRILYLEGIRRCILEVLQTIVVEKDRNKLLEKVCETLTKSRGYIFAWFGTIEEDNRRVMPAAWSGEENGYLKAVTITWDETQTGQGPTGRAIKTRKPAVVRNIAEDPSYEPWRSEAKKRGYASAAAVPIIYENRSFGVLNIYSGHPDAFHEEEIELLKMLATSLAYGLYSLDTEEKRREIARALKRSEKHYRTLVQTLGEGVILTDFDLNIKYANPAFCSLIDCKEENLVGKNLLKFIIVSDQPKVKSQVRGEEREKASCCELQVKTSSGELKSVRATCTLMTDGEQEESKILYIFVDITELKQLEEKLRKRAIIDGLTGLYNRTYFNERIKEEVERARRYNHPLSFVMVDVDKFKEINDCYSHIEGDEVLKEVARQLLASIRKSDIAFRYGGDEFLLVLPETDEKGVQMVVQRIYQEIEAVNGVREKAQRPGISLSIGWATWEAQGNSKWQDTLKESDMKMYQDKMRKCSAPRSPVE
- a CDS encoding GGDEF domain-containing protein — protein: MKILVAEDSKYYRKILVDTLRAWKYDVVIASDGIEALEIIKQEDGPRLAIINWIMPGLDGLELCRKVRAWEKEGYVYLILLTANAGKENIVKGLEAGADDYIIKPFDEEVLKCRLKIGERIINLENEIRRLANLDHLTGVLNRRAFMERLDSEIARCQRTKIPLALIMSDIDNFKSINDNYGHQTGDEVLRMVAGKTKNLVRKYDFIGRYGGEEFIICTPGASLLTAKEIAERLRREIEESVIPVEKGACYIKVTASFGISFLEEDSSTDIDSLIKRADDALYLAKKQGKNQIVIK
- a CDS encoding putative bifunctional diguanylate cyclase/phosphodiesterase → MLEQLKNERTEMENELKKLIIKDSLTGLYNKAFFIEQLDRFIQKSDREKDRFGLLFIDFNKFKEINDTLGHHTGDRVIFEAARRLESAVSENCLLARYGGDEFVMLVCDVHSRAELYNIAKEILQSFDSACYIDGHEFYLSASIGIALYPFDGRDSDNLIKNADIAMYKAKEDKDEEYNIRFFTSEMEKEVQERFMIETQLRKALENQELSLCFQPIVEISKNKLEGAEALLRWKNVKLGFVPPEKFISIAEETGLIHSIGKYVLENVCNFIKSMERKGLPLIPVAVNISAKQLENRNFAETVKSIIEYYQIDTRYLEFEITESVSAGNMKRIKENIEKIKDLGIKLSMDDFGTGYSSFAMLLNLQIDKLKIDKMFIDNIGKMREEKIIRTILSMAKELGLKVVAEGIETEKQLKFLKDVSCDYGQGYLFNRPMDINMFEEYLKIRCYSKGKSPDNFSGSVC
- a CDS encoding LysR family transcriptional regulator, with the translated sequence MELRQLEYFQMVSRLNNITRAAERLHVTQPSITIAIQKLEDELGVTLFDRSQKQITLTAEGQVFLQRVENILRSIQDAMLEMNDYRDLQKGSIKIGIPPMIGSFLFPEIFANFKTLYPHLELCIIEEGSIAIRKLLEKGELDLGIVIISHPSPLLETLPITKGEILLCLPPNHPLVHCSSVPFFQLRGESFILLKEDTYHRQIIMEECSKNKFTPNIILSSSQIETIRGLVAKGVGISFLLDVIARKSADVISLPLSEPLFIEIGLAWKKDKYLSKASQVFIEFVKNL
- a CDS encoding aspartyl-phosphate phosphatase Spo0E family protein; this translates as MEGGDNKGIRGAEGAKALEEVYQGAGSQFDPKMVAALAEEPFWQIATYRDPARLERQIEEEKQWLVQLADLLHPLVYAQSQWLYRLLVILWQLKENAAGRADR
- a CDS encoding ATP-binding protein; its protein translation is MRRCLECAKKEPDCPCLECKYFIQQGPLRRVPSPPIRILLEDEQGKKYPADILALNTTEFGLQTEAPVPGRYVIKLQESLWVEVAGVPFKGKNNVHVFDILCVHRRQETASRLNNEEYQLLIGSNGELVAEISRHLPEHLQDLVREKLLAELEKSELISALRVGKVLKYEGGRFRYLSGQADLDLPMEEAEKLMRQATRHAEHRREVIISANGQKVFDLHGVPFDHRSGGLLAFDITEVIEKERKIHRQEMEAYREAISAVTGGRLHLVNGEEAKRLLSEGVEIAKGEARQAHDIPEARRALRGSLPGIDSRRQHAIVLCFSEALTNALKHAGGGCWQVRRVGDAVRIIVQDRGPGIKTSELARATLMQHYSTKNSMGCGFTLMLYYADYLYLNTGPSGTTLALDFGNVLTDKLNIEKTD
- a CDS encoding STAS domain-containing protein, with translation MLLLKVAVDAVPGVRRVMLNGELDMETVSLLHEVVREGDEHTLELDLSGLSFVDSTGLKGLLDINNNWQQKGGQLLILHPQPDVAEVMRLVGLDRLLAQNGALAGEER
- a CDS encoding PP2C family protein-serine/threonine phosphatase; this encodes MREVVEENGKILRGYGLEGSGCSLPAGQEGGDFFEFISCNEGSVFIVIGDVMGKGFQAARQMEAIRQLVRECIRINPHPLEVVRRLNKLGGYELRKCGSFATLCLLCYDGITGRLTCVNAGHHPPLLLSNGQVRVVQCWGVAIGLLEDYLGSGAEEFFLADGDAVVLYTDGLVEACGPGEQRYGQERLKRVVRLQNGADAECMKENILADLDTFTRGISQKDDVTLVVMKVTRKAGDMGGD
- a CDS encoding STAS domain-containing protein, whose product is MEIRVRQEKGMASLEVEGELDFSNVELLQREIQRLPEEVVEVDLQGLQFIDSSGVGMLLSQARIFYKQGRTLRIVRIPSHIQEDLEVIGFFRVLEVLETKPNA